The Dyella sp. 2HG41-7 sequence TTTGCGCATACGCCGGGCATGATGGCCAATGACGATAACGGCGATATCGCCTGCGATCACTATCGCCGTTACAAGGACGACGTGCAGCTGATGCGTGCGCTCGGCCTTAACGGCTATCGCTTCAGTTTGTCGTGGAGTCGTGTGCTGCCGGAGGGAACGGGTCGCATCAATCAGAAAGGGTTGGATTTCTACTCGCGCCTGGTCGACGAACTGCTCGAAAACGGCATCGAACCCAATGCGACCTTGTTCCATTGGGATATGCCTGCCGCGCTCGACGATCGCGGCGGATGGTTGAGCCGCGATTGCGCGCATTGGTTTGCCGAGTATGCGAGTGTGGTCTTCAAGGCGTTGGACGGTCGCGTAAAGCTTTGGTCCACCATCAACGAACCGTGGGTCGTGACGGACGGCGGCTATTTGAACGGCGCGCTGGCGCCAGGGCATCGCAGCAAATACGAAGCGCCTATTGCTGCACATAATCTGATGCGCGCGAGCGGCGCCGCGATTCAGGCGTATCGCTCGGTGGGGCGACATGAGATCGGTGTTGTGTTCAATATCGAGCCGAAGTACCCCGCGTCGCAACGTCCAGAAGATGTCGCCGCGACGCGTCGTGCGCACGCGTATATGAACGAGCAATTCGCCGACCCTGCATTGCTTGGATCCTATCCGCCGGAACTGAAAGAAATTTTTGGTGACGCGTGGCCCGATTTCCCCGTAGACGATTTCCAGCTTACGAAACAGCCGGTAGATTTCGTGGGCATCAATTACTACACGCGCTCCGTGGTCAAGCACGACGATAACGGTTACCCGTGCAAGGCATCACGCGTGCACCAAAAACATGTCACGCATACGGAAACCGACTGGGAGGTCTACGAGCAGGGATTGATCGACACCCTGATGTGGTTCAAAACGCGTTACGGCAATCTGCCGTTGTACATCACCGAAAACGGCGCCGCGTTTTACGATCCGCCGGTGGCGGAAGGCGACGTCGTGAAGGATCCAAAGCGCGTCGCCTATTTGCGCGATCATCTACGCGCGTTGCATCAGTGCGTCGAAGCGGGCGTGAATCTCAAGGGCTATTACGCGTGGTCGTTGCTGGACAATCTGGAGTGGTCGCTGGGTTTTGCCAAGCGCTTTGGTTTGTATCACGTGGATTATGCGACGCTGAAACGTACACCGAAGGCTTCGGCGAAGTTTTATGCGAAGGTCATCGAAAGCAACGGTGAAGCGCTTGCCGAGTAGTTGGGTTCTCGCCTCACGTCATTCCAGCGAAGGCCGGAATCCAGTATGAAAATGCGTCCGAAGGACACATTATTTTTTGTATTGAGTGCTTCGCACAACGTGTTTGCACTGGATTCCGGCCTTCGCCGGAATGACGGGAGGCGGAGTTTAAATCTCGACGTGCTGCGCAGCTTTGTCCAACAGCCATCCGCGCAGGGCGCCATCTTCCGCTGACATCGACTCCGCTGACGCCGAGCGTTGCAGCATCGCCGCCAGCGCAGACGGCACGTCGACCGAGCGGCCGATCAACGGCTCAACCACGCTTTCGAATTTCGCCGGATGTGCGGTGGCTACAACGGCCCACGGTAAATCGTCGCCCGCCGCACGATACTGATCCAGCAGATGCAGGGCGGTCGCCGTGTGCGGGCAAAATACTTCGTCGTGTTCGCGCGCATGCTGAGCGATGGTCGCCGCAATCGTTCGGTCGTCCACGCTTTGCGCTCGGAACTGCGCGCGCAATGCTTGGTTATCCGGATACGTCCATTGCAAACGTTCGAAATTGCTGGGCGCGCCCACATCCATCGCATTGGCCAGTGTCGCCACGGCTTGGCGTGGCGTGTAATCCTCGCCCGCAAAAAAATCCGGAAGCGTCGTGTTGGCATTGCAAGCCAACCGGATCGCTCCAATCGGCAATCCCATCGCGCGTACCCACACCACGGCCAAGGCATTGCCGAGGTTGCCGGTAGGCACGATCAAATTCAGCGGCTCGCGATGCTCGCGCCACCACGCGAGTGACGCATGCGCGTAGTAACTCATCTGCGGAAGCAGACGTCCAAGGCTGATGCTGTTGGCGGAAGAAAGCGGCGATTGCGCTTGCAATGCCGCATCGTTCAACGCGGCTTTCACCATGCGCTGGCAATCGTCGAAACGACCTTGCACGCGCAGTGCTTGCACGTTGTCGCCAAAACAGCCGAGCTGGTGGGCTTGTCGCGGCGACACGCGACCGTCGGGATAGAGAATGACGACGTCGATGCCGGGCTGTCGATGAAACGCCGCGGCGACGGCCGCGCCGGTATCGCCGGAAGTGGCGACCAGTATCGTCAGTGGATTGGACGCATCGCTGCGCACTCGGCGCAGGCATGCTGCTAGAAAACGCGCGCCAACATCTTTGAATGCCGCGGTGGGGCCGTGAAACAACTCCAGCACCAAGGTTTTTGGATGATGCGTCAGCGCGCGCAATGGCGTAGGAAACGTTAGCGCTTCGGCGCAGATGGCAGGCAATTCGCCGGCAAGCGCATCGCCAGCAAAGAACGGGCTGAGCAGCGTGGCGGCGGTGTCGGCCAGCGTGCCGCCGGCACTGAAATCTTCGGGGCTTAGCGTTGGCAGGCGTTCGGGCACGTACAATCCGCCGTCCGGCGCAAGCCCCGCTGCAATCGCTTCGCTCAATGTGGCATGCGTGTTTGCATTGCGTGTGCTCAGGTATCGCAACGCTGCGCTCATGCATGTTCTCCGGTGTCGACGGCGGGAAGCAATGTTGCTGCAGGTCCGTCGATCGGCGATACGAAGCTGTCGCTATCCAATCCGGCGTCGGCGAACGCACTGCGCATCGCGACCGCGGCGGCCTCGGCTTCGGTGCGATGTTCGAACCAGCCGAACACGCTGGGACCGCCGCCGGAAATACTGGCGCCCATCGCTTTGTGATCCAGCGCCGCCTGCTTTACGCGCGCAAAATTGGGCACCAGTGGCGCGCGGCGCGGCTCCACCAGCACGTCTTTCAACCCTTCGCGCACCAGTTCCGCATCGCCGCGCCAGCAGCCGGCAAGCACCAGCGCAAGGTTGGCGGACTGCGCGACGAATTCGCTCAATGCGTAATCGCCAGCGAGTGCTGCACGCGCCTTGCGCGTTTCGAGCACGACATGCGGATGCACCAACGCGCAATGCCACGACGGTGGCACCGATAAACGCACCAGTCGATCGCGCGTGGCGAGCACCAGTCCGCCCAACAGCATCGGCCCGACGTTGTCGCCATGACGTCCGCCGCTGGCGACGGCTTCGCCTTCCATCGCGAAACCGTAAAGCGATTCGCGCGACAGCGGCCGTTCCAGCAAGGCATTCGCTGCCACCAACGCGGCGACGCACGATGCCGCGGAACCACCCATGCCCGATCCCAATGCAATACCTTTGTGCAGCACGATTTCGAATCCGTGTTGCAAACCGAGCGCTTTGCGCAAGGCCATCAACGCGGCGCCGGCCGTGTTCTGCGCGGCGTCCGTAGGCAGTACTTCCACACAGCCTTGTATGCCGGCGATGCGTACGACGGGCGCATCGATGCGCCGCACTTCGGCACGGTCGCCAGCGCCGGCGATGCAATGTCCGAGGATGTCGAAACCCACGCCGACATTGCCGATGCTGGCAAAGGCCGTGGCGGATGCGACTTGCAGGCGTTGCGATGACATGGATGACTTCACGGCAAGAGGAGCGTTCATGCGCGCACCTCCAGCGACTCGGCGATGCGCAGCAAATCGGCGAACACCCCGGCGGCCGTCACTTCCGGACCGGCGCCGGGGCCCTGCACCAGCAGCGGATTATCGCGGTAACGCTGCGTGCGGAATTGCACAATGTTATCCGTAAGCCGCGTATGTGCGAACGGATGCGATGCGGGGACCACCTGCAAACGCACCTGGGCGCGGCCATCGCGATCCAGGCTGGCGACGTGGCGCAGCACGCCCTGTTCAGCTTTTGCCTCCGCCAGACGCACGGCCATGGGGACGTCCAGCTCATCCAGTCTGGCCATGAATTCGTCCAGCGACACGTCCATCAGCGAACGCGGCACCAGGCTTTCCACGGCTACATCGTGCGACGAAAGCGGCCAGCCCGCTTCGCGCGCCAGTATCACCAACTTGCGCGCAACGTCGACGCCGGAAAGATCGTCGCGCGGATCGGGCTCCGTGTAACCCAGCGCATGCGCTTCGCCCACCAGCGTCGAGAAGGGACGCGTGCCGTCGTATTGGCAACATAACCATGCGAGCGTGCCGGAAAACATGCCTTCGACCGAAAGCAGCTGATCGCCGGTATCGAGCAGATCACGCAACGTTTGCACTACGGGCAATCCCGCACACACGGTTGCTTCATAACGGAACCTTCCGCCGTGCATACTCGCGGCGCGAATTGCTTGCCAACGCGATAACGGACCGCTGCTCGCCAATTTGTTCGGCGTCACGACGTGCAAACCGGACGCGAGCCAATACGGATAGTGCGACGCCACGGCATCGTTCGCGCTGCAATCGATCAGCATGGCGTGACGTCCATCGTCGCCGCGCATGTAGGCGGCGAATTGATCCAGATCGGTGGGGCGCCAGGTTTGCGCATCGTGTTGCGCGTTGAGTTCCGGGTCGTCGCAATCGAGCCACATGCGTCGACTCGCCGCGACGCCGCAGAGCTTCAATTCCAATCCGGCTTCGCGCAACAGACGTTCTTGCGCCGCGCGTAATTGAGCCAGCAACACGCTTCCTACTCGTCCAGGGCCGATCAAACCCACGGCCAGCGTGCGTCGGCGCGCCGTCGCAGCCTGCAAAGGCGGCAGGCGGTGTGGGTGTTCGGCGATGAGTGATGCACAGCTTTCCATGACAGCCTCCGTAGAGGCCCCGATCTCGCTGGCGGGTTTCGGTCTGCGCCGGCCCGCCTCGTCGAGGGCGGGACCGTTTGCGATTAAGACTTTATTCGCGCACAGAAACCACCCCGAACCCGGTCGTTCCGGTTCCGGTAGTGGTCGTAATCGTCGTAATGACGCTAATCGTTGTCACCGCAACGCAAGCACGACCGGCGTTGACCGGTGCGATAAAGCTGCGTGCTGGCGCGGATGCGTGTGACATGGCTCGACAATAGTTGTGCGCTGCAGCGACTGTCAACAGTTGCGACATGAAACTATGGCATGACGGTTTCGGCGGGAAAGTTTCACAAGAAACCTTATGCGTTCAGTGCGATAGATCGATGGCGTAAACCGCCGTGCCATCGCTGTTATCGCGAACCTGTTGCACGTCGCTCAACCCATCGGTTTGCGCGATCGACTGCTTGTCGCTGGCCGACGTAAATACCACTGCGCCGCGCGTTTTCAGATGCGCGAAATGCCACGATGCTGGCGGTAGGTCGTTCGCACCGAGCGTGGGATGCGCCTGCAACCAGCGCGCAAGAATATCGCGCGTGCCATCGGGCGCGGCGAGCACGATATTGCTGCCGTCCAAGCCAGGGAAATGTCCACCGCCGCTCGCGCGATAGTTGTTGGTCACCACGATAAAACTTTGCGAAGGCGATACCGGTTTGTTGTTGTATCTAAGTTTCTCGATGCGCTGACCGACGGGCTTGGATACATCGATCACGTAACCGATACCTCCTTGAATCTGATCGAAGTTGAAGCCCGAGTACTTCTCGTTGATCAGCGATTGTTCGCCCGTTGCATGTGGATCGATACGATTGAAACGGCCCGCCGATGCTTCCAGCCACGCCTTGAGTTGTGCGCCGTCGATCTTCACCGCCGCAAGCGTGTTGGGATAGAAATACAAATCCGCCGCGCTGCGCAGGGTCAGCGGTCCCGGCATGACATCGGTGTAATCGTCCGGACCGCCGAAGCCGGTGCGGAACGCCGCGGCGGCGGCCAATACGGGCGTATTCGCCAACTCGGGGTGCGAAGAACGCAAGGCGTTGCGTACGTAATCGATCTGCGCCGCATTCACCGGCGCGAGTGCGCTCATATCGCCTTCGTCAGCGAAATAAGTACTCATGCGTACATTGCTTTGGCCGATCGGTGTATTGACGTAGGCGATGGCGGCCTGATGCACTTTGTCGGTCGCCAGTTTGATTTGCGGATCGGCTTGCACGCAGTTGGACGGCGAAACGGTGGGTTTGCCAGCCACCATGAGCGGCGGACAAATCGGCCACACCTGGCTGAAGCTTTTGCTTTTGTCGACGGTCCAGCGCCCTTGTTGATGCACCAGCGCAAGCCGGATCACGCCCAGATCCTTGCCGAAGAATCCACCCATCACCGCCGGCACGCCGCGCACCAAACCGTGTTCGTCGTCCACATCCTGCATGTGCGCGAAGCGCGGGCCGGGGAAATCGGTATGTTCGTGGCCGAGCAGCAACACATCGATGCCCGCCACGCCGGCGAGATGCCAACCGCCGTTTTCCATATCCGACGTATACGGCGCGGCGTTGAGACCACCGTGCAAAATCGCAATCACCAGATCCGGATGCTGCGCTTGAATCTCGGGCATGTATTTCTGCGCCGCTTCCACCACGCCGGTGACGGTGACTTTGCCCTGCAAATTCAGCTTGTCCCATTGCATGATCGGCGGCGGCGCAAAGCCGATGATGGCGATCTTCATCGGCACGCTGAGTTGGCTGCCATCCGGCGTAAATGCGGCCATCTTGCGATGGATGATTGTCCACGGCTGAAAGATCGGCTTGCCGTCGCGCGCGCTGTTGACGTTCGCTAACACCAGCGGATAGTGCGGTCCCGCGCAACGCTGCGCGCTGCCGCCGTCCACGTTCATCGGCGTGCCGGTCACTTGCGACAGGAACGGCAGGCCGTAATTGAATTCGTGATTGCCGATGGTGCCGCCGTCGTAGCCCACGGCATCCATCGCTTTGTAAATCGCAAGTTCTTCGTCGCAACCGACCTTGTGCACCTGCGCCTGGTAATCGGCCAGCACGCTGCCTTGAATGGTGTCGCCGGCATCGAACAGCAGGCTATTGGTGAACTGATTGCGGGCCTTGCGTATCAGGGTGACGGTGCGGTCGAAACCCAGGGTGGGGTCGGCCTTTTGCTTGTAATAGTCGTAACCCAGCACGTTTGAATGCAGATCGGTGGTTTCCAGGATCGCCACGTCCGCGCGCACGCCATCGGGTACCGGCGGCGCCGGGGACTGTTCCTGATGCGGATGGCTGGCGCATCCGGCCAGCAACAGGGCGGCGACCAGCGCGGTAAGGCGGCGAGAACGTTGGAGCATGGGGCTTCCGGTGGGGCAGGTGGAATGCATGAACCTAGCAGATACGGGTGACATTCCGCGTGGGGACGGGCATCTGTTTGGTGGCCAAATGGCACTAAAATGACGCCATTTTGACAAACAGAATAAGGCGCCGCCCAAGCGGCGCCCTAGCAGGGGGAGCCCACACATGCCGTTACTACCATTTCGCGCTACGCGAAATAGCCTGACTGCGGTCTGTGCATGGATTTTTTTCGCCATCTGCGTGTGGTTTACCGCGTGGCAGGAACCTTTGCTGGAACAACGCCTGTTCGTGCTATCGCTGATGTTCTGCGTGTTCGGTGTTTCGCTCTTCGTATTTGTGCGCATGGCGTTCGCGCTGGTCTTCACCAGCGGACTGTTCCTGCTCTTGCGCGGCATTACGGTGTTGAAGGAAGAGTATCTGGAGTCGCCGCTGATGCCGGCGGATTTCGTGTACTACGTGCGCTCCAGCTTGTTCGAAACCTTGCGGCGTTATCCGAATATCTACAGCGTCGGCCTTTGCGTGGTCATCGCCGTGCCCATCGTGCTGTGGTTAGCGTGGTATTGCGATAAACAGTTGTTCGTGCATTGGCGTCGCGCGCCGCGCACTTTGCTACGCGCCGGTGGCGTTGCGCTCAGCGTGGCGGTGTTCTGGCTGTGTCTGCTTCCGACAGGGCCGTTCGAACGCGTTCACGCGCGCGGCACGTGGGAGAAAATGTCCGACGATGCAGCGCTGACGAATTTCTTCGTCAATCTGCGCGATTCAAGTGTGCATGTGCCGGCCACGGCGGACGACGCGACGGCCGAGCACGACTGGCAATCCACGGCGACGGACGTGCCTGCGGGCATCAATCCCAGCCGTTATCCCGATATCGTGCAGGTGCTGGAAGAAAGCACCTTCGATCCCGCGCCGTACACGCATTGCACCGTGCCCGAATGTCATCTGGACATGTTCAAACCCGATGCGAACACGCGCGGCACAGGCGTGATGCGCGTGCATACCTTCGGCGGCGGCACCTGGGTCAGCGAATTCGCTGCGTTGACGGGTATGCCGCAGGATATTTTCGGACCCGGCGGCATGTATGCGCCGTACGTGCTCGCCCCGCATGTGCGCGATTCGTTGCCGCTGCTGCTGAAGCGACTGGGCTACACCACCGTCGCCATCTATCCGACGCACGGCGAATTCCTCAACGGGCACGATGCGTACAAGTCGTATGGCGTCGACCACTTCTATGGCGCCGGCGAGTTGGGCCTGGACGATTGGGACGAAACCGACGCGCAGATGTTCGATGCGGCCAAGCGCGTTTACGACAAGCTGAAAAAGCCCGGTCAACCGATCTTTATGATGATCCTGACCATCAATCAGCACGGCCCACACGACGATCCGATGTCGACGTTGCCGAAGCCATTTCAAAACTTGTTGCAGGGCTTGCCGCCGGATGCAGCGTTGAACTTCGACACGTATCTGCAGCGCGTGCACGATTCCGATGTGGCGATGAAGGGTCTGGAGCACAACTTCCTCGACCGCGAGCAGCCGACGGTGCTGGTGCACTTCGGCGATCATCAGCCGTCGTTCGACAATCTGATGCACACGTTGCCGCGCACGCTGCCGCCGGCGCTGACGCCGTAT is a genomic window containing:
- a CDS encoding bifunctional 2',3'-cyclic-nucleotide 2'-phosphodiesterase/3'-nucleotidase: MLQRSRRLTALVAALLLAGCASHPHQEQSPAPPVPDGVRADVAILETTDLHSNVLGYDYYKQKADPTLGFDRTVTLIRKARNQFTNSLLFDAGDTIQGSVLADYQAQVHKVGCDEELAIYKAMDAVGYDGGTIGNHEFNYGLPFLSQVTGTPMNVDGGSAQRCAGPHYPLVLANVNSARDGKPIFQPWTIIHRKMAAFTPDGSQLSVPMKIAIIGFAPPPIMQWDKLNLQGKVTVTGVVEAAQKYMPEIQAQHPDLVIAILHGGLNAAPYTSDMENGGWHLAGVAGIDVLLLGHEHTDFPGPRFAHMQDVDDEHGLVRGVPAVMGGFFGKDLGVIRLALVHQQGRWTVDKSKSFSQVWPICPPLMVAGKPTVSPSNCVQADPQIKLATDKVHQAAIAYVNTPIGQSNVRMSTYFADEGDMSALAPVNAAQIDYVRNALRSSHPELANTPVLAAAAAFRTGFGGPDDYTDVMPGPLTLRSAADLYFYPNTLAAVKIDGAQLKAWLEASAGRFNRIDPHATGEQSLINEKYSGFNFDQIQGGIGYVIDVSKPVGQRIEKLRYNNKPVSPSQSFIVVTNNYRASGGGHFPGLDGSNIVLAAPDGTRDILARWLQAHPTLGANDLPPASWHFAHLKTRGAVVFTSASDKQSIAQTDGLSDVQQVRDNSDGTAVYAIDLSH
- a CDS encoding homoserine dehydrogenase, which gives rise to MESCASLIAEHPHRLPPLQAATARRRTLAVGLIGPGRVGSVLLAQLRAAQERLLREAGLELKLCGVAASRRMWLDCDDPELNAQHDAQTWRPTDLDQFAAYMRGDDGRHAMLIDCSANDAVASHYPYWLASGLHVVTPNKLASSGPLSRWQAIRAASMHGGRFRYEATVCAGLPVVQTLRDLLDTGDQLLSVEGMFSGTLAWLCCQYDGTRPFSTLVGEAHALGYTEPDPRDDLSGVDVARKLVILAREAGWPLSSHDVAVESLVPRSLMDVSLDEFMARLDELDVPMAVRLAEAKAEQGVLRHVASLDRDGRAQVRLQVVPASHPFAHTRLTDNIVQFRTQRYRDNPLLVQGPGAGPEVTAAGVFADLLRIAESLEVRA
- a CDS encoding homoserine kinase — encoded protein: MNAPLAVKSSMSSQRLQVASATAFASIGNVGVGFDILGHCIAGAGDRAEVRRIDAPVVRIAGIQGCVEVLPTDAAQNTAGAALMALRKALGLQHGFEIVLHKGIALGSGMGGSAASCVAALVAANALLERPLSRESLYGFAMEGEAVASGGRHGDNVGPMLLGGLVLATRDRLVRLSVPPSWHCALVHPHVVLETRKARAALAGDYALSEFVAQSANLALVLAGCWRGDAELVREGLKDVLVEPRRAPLVPNFARVKQAALDHKAMGASISGGGPSVFGWFEHRTEAEAAAVAMRSAFADAGLDSDSFVSPIDGPAATLLPAVDTGEHA
- a CDS encoding LTA synthase family protein, encoding MPLLPFRATRNSLTAVCAWIFFAICVWFTAWQEPLLEQRLFVLSLMFCVFGVSLFVFVRMAFALVFTSGLFLLLRGITVLKEEYLESPLMPADFVYYVRSSLFETLRRYPNIYSVGLCVVIAVPIVLWLAWYCDKQLFVHWRRAPRTLLRAGGVALSVAVFWLCLLPTGPFERVHARGTWEKMSDDAALTNFFVNLRDSSVHVPATADDATAEHDWQSTATDVPAGINPSRYPDIVQVLEESTFDPAPYTHCTVPECHLDMFKPDANTRGTGVMRVHTFGGGTWVSEFAALTGMPQDIFGPGGMYAPYVLAPHVRDSLPLLLKRLGYTTVAIYPTHGEFLNGHDAYKSYGVDHFYGAGELGLDDWDETDAQMFDAAKRVYDKLKKPGQPIFMMILTINQHGPHDDPMSTLPKPFQNLLQGLPPDAALNFDTYLQRVHDSDVAMKGLEHNFLDREQPTVLVHFGDHQPSFDNLMHTLPRTLPPALTPYQDYLTYYMIKSNVPGAPLPTYPMLDIAHLPGMVLKAAGLPMDPYFSALTSLRERCNGLYADCDDKALVKSYYGWIFNRLHVYQ
- the thrC gene encoding threonine synthase; its protein translation is MSAALRYLSTRNANTHATLSEAIAAGLAPDGGLYVPERLPTLSPEDFSAGGTLADTAATLLSPFFAGDALAGELPAICAEALTFPTPLRALTHHPKTLVLELFHGPTAAFKDVGARFLAACLRRVRSDASNPLTILVATSGDTGAAVAAAFHRQPGIDVVILYPDGRVSPRQAHQLGCFGDNVQALRVQGRFDDCQRMVKAALNDAALQAQSPLSSANSISLGRLLPQMSYYAHASLAWWREHREPLNLIVPTGNLGNALAVVWVRAMGLPIGAIRLACNANTTLPDFFAGEDYTPRQAVATLANAMDVGAPSNFERLQWTYPDNQALRAQFRAQSVDDRTIAATIAQHAREHDEVFCPHTATALHLLDQYRAAGDDLPWAVVATAHPAKFESVVEPLIGRSVDVPSALAAMLQRSASAESMSAEDGALRGWLLDKAAQHVEI
- a CDS encoding GH1 family beta-glucosidase, producing MTRSYRFPANFVWGAATSAYQIEGSPLADGAGPSIWQRFAHTPGMMANDDNGDIACDHYRRYKDDVQLMRALGLNGYRFSLSWSRVLPEGTGRINQKGLDFYSRLVDELLENGIEPNATLFHWDMPAALDDRGGWLSRDCAHWFAEYASVVFKALDGRVKLWSTINEPWVVTDGGYLNGALAPGHRSKYEAPIAAHNLMRASGAAIQAYRSVGRHEIGVVFNIEPKYPASQRPEDVAATRRAHAYMNEQFADPALLGSYPPELKEIFGDAWPDFPVDDFQLTKQPVDFVGINYYTRSVVKHDDNGYPCKASRVHQKHVTHTETDWEVYEQGLIDTLMWFKTRYGNLPLYITENGAAFYDPPVAEGDVVKDPKRVAYLRDHLRALHQCVEAGVNLKGYYAWSLLDNLEWSLGFAKRFGLYHVDYATLKRTPKASAKFYAKVIESNGEALAE